Proteins encoded in a region of the Mycolicibacterium duvalii genome:
- a CDS encoding winged helix-turn-helix transcriptional regulator, with protein sequence MTVLQGVLADRDSWSAVGRCPIEKTMALVGTKSAMLIMREAFYGTRRFDDFARRVGITKAAASARLAELVDAGLLTKQPYREPGQRAREEYVLTTAGLDFMPVVWAMFEWGRKHLDGSPLRLTHLGCGADTAVVLRCAAGHDVGPDELGVAVTRT encoded by the coding sequence ATGACAGTTCTGCAAGGCGTGCTCGCCGACCGCGACAGCTGGTCGGCGGTCGGGCGCTGTCCGATCGAGAAGACGATGGCTCTGGTGGGCACCAAATCGGCGATGCTGATCATGCGCGAGGCCTTCTACGGCACACGACGATTCGACGACTTCGCGCGCCGCGTCGGCATCACCAAGGCCGCCGCCTCGGCCCGGCTGGCCGAACTCGTCGACGCAGGTCTGCTGACCAAGCAGCCCTACCGGGAACCCGGCCAGCGGGCACGCGAGGAATACGTGCTCACCACGGCCGGCCTGGATTTCATGCCGGTCGTATGGGCGATGTTCGAGTGGGGCCGCAAACATCTGGACGGCAGCCCCCTGCGGCTGACCCATCTGGGCTGCGGGGCGGACACCGCGGTGGTGTTGCGCTGCGCCGCCGGCCACGACGTCGGGCCCGACGAACTCGGAGTCGCCGTCACCCGGACCTGA
- a CDS encoding thiolase family protein, which translates to MTDYSDRDAVIVGAVRTPVGKGKPSGALHGVLPADLLAHSLRTLVDRTGVDPADVDDVIAGAVTQVGDQAANIARSALLGAGFPETVPGTTVDRQCGSGQQAVSFAAQGVQAGAYDIVIAAGVESMSRVPMGSSVLPGSNPFGTGLAARYPEGLVAQGISAELIAAKWGLTRTELDEFSAASHQKAARAAKDGLFDAEIAPIAGLAVDEIVRPDTTVATLSGLRPAFHSDAIAARFPQIGWHITPGNSSPLSDGSAALMITSGAAARRLGLRPLARIHTTVAVGSDPLYMLTGVIPATEKVLSRAGLRLSDIDLFEVNEAFAPVVLAWAHATGADLSKTNVNGGAIAIGHPLGASGARIMTTLVNALYQRGGRYGLQTMCEGGGMANATIIERLG; encoded by the coding sequence GTGACCGATTATTCCGACCGAGACGCCGTCATCGTCGGTGCCGTCCGCACCCCGGTGGGTAAGGGCAAGCCCAGCGGTGCGCTGCACGGCGTACTGCCCGCCGACCTGTTGGCACACAGCCTGCGCACGCTGGTCGACCGGACCGGCGTGGACCCGGCCGACGTGGACGATGTCATCGCCGGTGCGGTGACGCAGGTCGGCGACCAGGCCGCCAACATCGCGCGCAGCGCCCTGCTGGGCGCGGGTTTCCCCGAGACCGTGCCGGGCACCACGGTCGACCGGCAGTGCGGCAGCGGCCAGCAGGCGGTCAGCTTTGCCGCGCAGGGTGTGCAGGCCGGCGCCTACGACATCGTCATCGCCGCCGGCGTGGAATCGATGAGCCGGGTGCCGATGGGCTCCTCGGTGCTACCCGGCAGCAACCCGTTCGGCACAGGCCTGGCCGCGCGCTACCCCGAAGGCCTGGTGGCTCAGGGCATCAGCGCCGAGCTGATCGCCGCCAAGTGGGGCCTCACCCGTACCGAACTCGACGAGTTCTCCGCCGCAAGCCATCAGAAGGCGGCCCGCGCGGCCAAGGACGGGTTGTTCGACGCCGAGATCGCGCCGATCGCCGGGCTGGCCGTCGACGAGATCGTTCGCCCGGACACCACGGTCGCGACGCTGTCCGGACTGCGGCCCGCGTTCCACAGCGACGCCATCGCGGCGCGGTTCCCGCAGATCGGCTGGCACATCACCCCCGGCAACAGCTCTCCGCTGTCGGACGGCAGCGCGGCATTGATGATCACCAGCGGCGCGGCCGCCCGGCGGCTGGGGCTGCGCCCGCTGGCCCGCATCCACACCACAGTTGCGGTCGGGTCCGATCCGCTCTACATGCTGACCGGCGTGATCCCGGCCACCGAGAAGGTGCTGTCCCGGGCCGGGCTGAGATTGTCCGACATCGACCTGTTCGAGGTCAACGAGGCCTTCGCGCCGGTCGTCCTGGCGTGGGCCCACGCTACGGGAGCGGATCTGTCGAAGACCAACGTCAACGGCGGCGCCATCGCGATCGGCCACCCGCTGGGTGCGTCGGGCGCGCGCATCATGACCACGCTGGTCAACGCGCTGTACCAGCGCGGCGGCCGCTACGGGTTGCAGACCATGTGCGAGGGCGGCGGTATGGCCAACGCCACGATCATCGAGCGGCTGGGGTAG
- a CDS encoding DUF4436 family protein: MAPAEPKSTPRRTRAVRATVLTTILAVLGVYVASIVGYRLLETPPAPFEFSEAAVDEQTSVIIRLHQLETAENLLTADVLLHPGQDLLANGPDVLSNPVVRLSSWTESRDLIYVRDELKSNASKVELTAVGDPDNWPLDTYTTNVLGVEAFLGEGPERRRLDARIIVAGSVNGWTVNSDVGTLDAPWGPIQSVQFTLERTRGAHAIDVGILLVLLALPATALFVAIEMLLGRRKFLPPFITWFAAMLFAVVPLRNVLPGSPPSGSWVDLAVILWVLLALAGAMVIFIVAWWRQTKGEVEPPTPAAR, from the coding sequence ATGGCGCCCGCAGAGCCCAAGTCCACTCCTCGTCGCACCCGGGCGGTACGGGCCACGGTATTGACGACGATACTGGCCGTGCTCGGCGTCTACGTCGCCTCGATCGTCGGGTACCGGCTGTTGGAGACGCCCCCGGCGCCGTTCGAGTTCTCCGAAGCCGCGGTGGACGAGCAGACGTCGGTCATCATCCGTCTGCACCAGCTGGAGACCGCCGAGAACCTGCTGACCGCAGACGTGCTGCTGCACCCGGGCCAGGACCTGCTCGCGAACGGGCCGGACGTGCTGAGCAATCCTGTTGTGCGACTGAGCTCCTGGACCGAGTCCCGCGACTTGATCTATGTGCGCGACGAACTCAAGAGCAATGCGTCGAAGGTGGAACTGACCGCCGTCGGCGATCCGGACAACTGGCCGCTGGACACCTACACCACCAATGTGCTCGGCGTGGAGGCGTTCCTGGGCGAGGGTCCCGAGCGGCGCAGGCTCGACGCCAGGATCATCGTCGCGGGCAGCGTCAATGGCTGGACGGTCAACAGCGACGTCGGCACCCTGGACGCGCCGTGGGGTCCCATTCAGAGTGTGCAGTTCACCCTCGAACGCACCCGCGGCGCGCACGCCATCGACGTCGGCATCCTGCTGGTGCTGCTCGCGCTACCGGCGACGGCGCTCTTCGTGGCCATCGAGATGCTGCTCGGACGACGAAAGTTCCTGCCGCCGTTCATCACCTGGTTCGCGGCCATGCTGTTCGCGGTGGTGCCGTTGCGCAACGTGCTGCCCGGTTCGCCCCCGTCGGGCTCGTGGGTCGACCTTGCGGTCATCCTGTGGGTGCTGCTGGCTCTGGCGGGGGCGATGGTCATCTTCATCGTCGCCTGGTGGCGGCAGACCAAGGGCGAGGTCGAACCGCCTACCCCAGCCGCTCGATGA
- a CDS encoding nitroreductase family deazaflavin-dependent oxidoreductase, with translation MTDRDMTDKEKLYSDTAALDEFNRNIVEEFRANGGRVGGPFEGATLLLLHSTGAKSGQPRLSPLAYLTIDDKMIIVGSYAGAPNNPAWVHNLRAHPTARIEVGSDSYDVVARELPADERDATYPKIVEIAPVFADYQANTTRAIPLFELTRA, from the coding sequence ATGACCGACAGGGACATGACTGACAAAGAGAAGCTCTACTCCGACACCGCGGCACTCGACGAGTTCAATCGGAACATCGTCGAGGAGTTCCGCGCCAACGGCGGACGGGTCGGCGGTCCGTTCGAGGGCGCGACTCTGCTGCTCCTGCACAGCACCGGCGCCAAGTCGGGACAGCCGCGGCTGTCCCCGCTGGCCTACCTGACCATCGACGACAAGATGATCATTGTGGGTTCCTATGCCGGAGCACCGAACAATCCGGCGTGGGTGCACAACCTGCGGGCTCATCCGACGGCGCGCATCGAGGTCGGTAGCGACAGCTATGACGTCGTCGCCCGCGAGTTGCCGGCCGATGAGCGCGACGCCACCTACCCGAAGATCGTCGAGATCGCCCCGGTGTTCGCCGACTACCAGGCCAACACGACGCGCGCGATCCCGTTGTTCGAATTGACCCGCGCCTAG
- the aspS gene encoding aspartate--tRNA ligase gives MLRSHAAGSLRPTHAGQTVTLAGWVARRRDHGGVIFIDLRDASGVAQVVFREGDALTQAHRLRSEFCVAVTGVVEIRPEGNANPEIATGEVEVNATSLTVLGESAPLPFQLDETAGEEARLKYRYLDLRREGPGSALRLRSQVNAAARGVLAAHDFVEVETPTLTRSTPEGARDFLVPARLQPGSFYALPQSPQLFKQLLMVAGVERYYQIARCYRDEDFRADRQPEFTQLDMEMSFVDADDVIAVSEEVLRALWALIGYDLPLPLPRMSYADAVRRFGTDKPDLRFGLELVECTEYFSETPFRVFQAPYVGAVVMPGGASQPRRTLDGWQEFAKQRGHKGLAYVLIGEDGELGGPVAKNLSDAERAGLAAHVGAEAGDCVFFSAGPAKSARALLGATRVEIAKRLDLIDPTAWAFTWVVDWPMFESAAEATASGDVAVGSGAWTAMHHAFTAPKPESEATFDTDPADALSDAYDIVCNGNEIGGGSIRIHRSDVQERVFAMMGIDHDEAREKFGFLLDAFTFGAPPHGGIAFGWDRITALLAGVDSIREVIAFPKSGGGVDPLTDAPAPITARQRKESGIDAKPDKLEKA, from the coding sequence GTGCTGCGCAGTCATGCTGCCGGATCGCTGCGGCCCACCCATGCCGGCCAAACCGTGACGTTGGCCGGTTGGGTGGCGCGCCGCCGGGACCACGGCGGGGTCATCTTCATCGACCTGCGTGACGCGTCCGGTGTGGCCCAGGTGGTGTTCCGGGAAGGCGACGCGCTCACGCAGGCGCACCGGCTGCGTTCGGAATTCTGCGTCGCGGTCACCGGCGTGGTGGAGATCCGGCCGGAAGGCAACGCCAACCCGGAGATCGCCACCGGTGAGGTGGAGGTCAACGCGACGTCGCTGACAGTGCTGGGGGAGAGCGCGCCGCTGCCGTTCCAACTCGACGAGACAGCCGGGGAAGAAGCCCGGCTGAAGTACCGCTACCTGGACCTGCGCCGGGAAGGGCCCGGGTCGGCGCTGCGGCTGCGTTCCCAGGTCAACGCGGCCGCCCGCGGGGTGCTCGCCGCGCACGACTTCGTCGAGGTCGAGACGCCGACGCTGACCCGGTCCACGCCGGAGGGTGCCCGCGACTTCCTGGTTCCGGCGCGGCTGCAACCGGGGTCGTTCTACGCACTGCCGCAGAGCCCGCAGTTGTTCAAGCAACTGCTCATGGTCGCCGGCGTCGAGCGCTATTACCAGATCGCGCGCTGCTACCGCGACGAGGATTTCCGCGCCGACCGCCAGCCCGAGTTCACCCAGCTGGACATGGAGATGAGCTTCGTCGACGCCGATGACGTGATCGCGGTGTCCGAGGAGGTGCTGCGCGCGCTGTGGGCACTGATCGGTTACGACCTGCCGCTGCCGCTGCCCCGGATGAGTTACGCCGACGCGGTGCGCCGGTTCGGCACCGACAAGCCCGACCTGCGATTCGGTCTCGAACTGGTCGAATGCACCGAGTACTTCTCAGAGACGCCGTTCCGCGTGTTCCAGGCGCCCTACGTCGGCGCGGTGGTGATGCCGGGCGGGGCCTCGCAGCCGCGGCGCACGCTCGACGGGTGGCAGGAGTTCGCCAAGCAACGCGGGCACAAAGGGTTGGCCTACGTTTTGATCGGCGAGGACGGCGAGCTCGGCGGGCCGGTGGCCAAGAACCTCTCGGACGCCGAGCGTGCAGGCCTGGCCGCCCACGTCGGCGCCGAAGCGGGCGACTGCGTGTTCTTCTCGGCCGGCCCGGCGAAGTCCGCCCGCGCGCTGTTGGGAGCGACCAGAGTCGAGATCGCCAAGCGTCTCGACCTGATCGATCCGACCGCGTGGGCGTTCACGTGGGTGGTGGACTGGCCGATGTTCGAGTCCGCCGCGGAAGCGACGGCCTCCGGTGACGTGGCGGTCGGATCCGGGGCATGGACCGCGATGCATCACGCCTTCACCGCGCCCAAGCCCGAGTCCGAGGCCACCTTCGACACCGATCCCGCCGACGCGTTGTCCGACGCCTACGACATCGTCTGCAACGGTAACGAGATCGGCGGCGGCTCGATCCGTATCCATCGCAGCGACGTGCAGGAGCGGGTCTTCGCGATGATGGGGATCGACCACGACGAGGCCCGCGAGAAGTTCGGTTTCCTGTTGGACGCGTTCACCTTCGGCGCCCCGCCGCACGGCGGCATCGCGTTCGGGTGGGACCGCATCACCGCGCTGCTGGCCGGGGTGGACTCGATCCGCGAGGTGATCGCGTTCCCGAAGTCCGGCGGCGGCGTCGACCCGCTGACCGACGCCCCTGCGCCCATCACCGCGCGGCAGCGCAAGGAATCCGGAATAGATGCCAAGCCCGACAAGCTGGAGAAGGCATGA
- a CDS encoding SRPBCC family protein produces MAMPACERVDLSFVETAPFRFVSTVELPITPEQLFEVLADAQSWPQWATVITDVTWTSPEPRGVGTTRTVTMRGGIVGDEEFLAWEPFRHMAFRFNEASRGGIAAFAEDYRVVRTPGGCHLTWVMAMKPAGLAARVGMTLGRPLMGAVFQKFLYNLREYCVKRFATT; encoded by the coding sequence ATGGCCATGCCGGCCTGCGAGCGCGTCGACCTGAGCTTCGTCGAAACCGCCCCGTTTCGCTTCGTCAGCACAGTGGAGCTCCCCATCACCCCTGAGCAGCTCTTCGAAGTGCTCGCCGATGCGCAGTCGTGGCCGCAATGGGCGACGGTGATCACCGATGTGACGTGGACCAGTCCCGAGCCGCGCGGGGTGGGCACCACCCGCACGGTCACGATGCGCGGCGGGATCGTCGGCGACGAGGAATTTCTGGCCTGGGAGCCGTTCCGGCACATGGCCTTTCGGTTCAACGAAGCCTCGCGGGGCGGTATCGCCGCGTTCGCCGAGGACTATCGGGTGGTCCGCACGCCCGGCGGCTGCCACCTGACCTGGGTGATGGCGATGAAGCCGGCGGGTCTGGCCGCCCGCGTCGGCATGACGCTGGGCCGGCCGCTCATGGGTGCGGTGTTCCAGAAGTTCCTGTACAACCTGCGGGAGTACTGCGTGAAACGCTTCGCCACGACGTAG
- the ypfJ gene encoding KPN_02809 family neutral zinc metallopeptidase, protein MTFNEGIRIDTSTASSSGGSGRGPGRGIAVGGGVGGLLIVVVALLLGVDPSTVTPSPQQYDTEGVAAPGFDLSQCQTGEDANNIPQCRVVATGNSLDAIWAQQLPGQYTRPRVELFTNDVDTACGTATSDVGPFYCPADTTAYFDVGFFDVLQTQFGASGGPLAEEYVVAHEFGHHVQNLQGVLGRAQGPGAQGATGAGVRTELQADCYAGVWAHYAAITEQEGTDVPFLQPLTDQDIADALSAAAAVGDDRIQQAATGQVNPHTWTHGSAAQRQKWFTEGYRTGDPQACDTFAARDLG, encoded by the coding sequence ATGACCTTCAACGAAGGCATCCGCATCGACACCAGCACCGCATCCTCCAGCGGTGGCAGCGGCCGCGGGCCGGGCCGCGGTATCGCGGTCGGTGGCGGTGTCGGCGGCTTGCTGATCGTCGTGGTGGCACTGCTGCTCGGCGTCGACCCCAGCACCGTGACGCCGTCCCCGCAGCAGTACGACACCGAGGGCGTCGCAGCCCCCGGGTTCGATCTGAGCCAGTGCCAGACCGGAGAAGACGCGAACAACATTCCACAGTGCCGGGTGGTGGCCACCGGGAACTCGCTCGACGCCATCTGGGCCCAGCAGCTACCGGGCCAGTACACCCGGCCGCGCGTCGAGCTGTTCACCAATGACGTCGACACCGCGTGCGGCACCGCGACCAGCGACGTCGGCCCGTTCTACTGCCCCGCCGACACCACCGCCTACTTCGACGTGGGGTTCTTCGACGTGCTGCAGACGCAGTTCGGCGCCAGCGGCGGACCGCTGGCTGAGGAATACGTGGTGGCCCACGAGTTCGGCCACCACGTGCAGAACCTGCAGGGTGTGCTGGGCCGGGCCCAAGGACCCGGCGCACAGGGGGCCACCGGCGCGGGGGTGCGTACCGAACTGCAGGCCGACTGCTACGCCGGGGTCTGGGCGCACTACGCCGCGATCACCGAACAGGAGGGCACCGACGTGCCGTTCCTGCAACCGCTGACCGACCAGGACATCGCCGACGCGCTGTCGGCGGCCGCGGCGGTCGGTGACGACCGCATCCAGCAGGCGGCCACCGGACAGGTCAACCCGCATACCTGGACGCACGGGTCGGCGGCACAGCGACAGAAATGGTTCACCGAGGGATACCGCACCGGCGACCCGCAGGCGTGCGACACGTTCGCGGCACGAGACCTTGGTTAG
- a CDS encoding DUF885 domain-containing protein yields the protein MVRPATAVDAVAERYLETLAALDPCAATEMGIRGHDENITDYSPDGVAARADAARNALRELDTVTATDDVDAVTVAAMRERLGVVIDLNDAGFDVGELNVIASPLQSMRKVFDLMPTETEHDWAAINRRLAQLPERVAGYADALRAAAAGTSPPAVRQVARGIDQSTSTQQLLLNLVAGAAPANRTLRDELHANAANAAHSYRELGRVLGDEIAPRARTDDAVGRDAYQLWSRSFLGASVDLDEAYHWGLSQLESIVAEQESLSRQLYPGSTVSEALRLLDGEERYLVRGVDALQAWMQDLSDRAVDALADTEFDIAGPLRRLECRIAPTHTGGIYYTGPSEDFSRPGRMWWSVPYGVDTFHTWQETTTVFHEGVPGHHLQIGRAVLIADHLNRWRRLGCWVSGHGEGWALYAERLMAELGWLEDPGDRIGMLDAQRFRAARVVIDIGVHCAMTAPGGGTWDADTAWAFLTSHSAMGAEHLQFELDRYLGWPGQAPSYAIGQRIWLQLRDHLTVEGMALREFHNRALDLGGLPLEVLQATLTAPRV from the coding sequence TTGGTTAGGCCCGCGACTGCCGTCGACGCGGTCGCCGAGCGCTATCTCGAGACACTGGCTGCGCTCGACCCCTGCGCGGCAACCGAAATGGGCATCCGCGGCCACGACGAGAACATCACCGACTACTCCCCCGACGGCGTGGCTGCACGCGCCGACGCTGCCCGCAACGCACTGCGCGAACTCGACACCGTCACCGCGACCGATGACGTCGACGCGGTCACGGTCGCCGCGATGCGCGAACGCCTCGGCGTGGTCATCGATCTCAACGATGCCGGGTTCGACGTCGGCGAGCTCAACGTGATCGCCTCGCCGCTGCAGTCGATGCGCAAGGTCTTCGACCTGATGCCGACCGAGACCGAGCACGACTGGGCAGCGATCAACCGCCGACTGGCCCAGCTGCCCGAACGGGTGGCCGGCTACGCCGATGCGCTGCGCGCTGCCGCCGCCGGCACCAGCCCGCCGGCCGTACGCCAGGTGGCCCGTGGCATCGACCAGTCGACCAGCACACAGCAGTTGCTGCTGAACCTGGTCGCCGGGGCCGCTCCGGCCAACCGGACCCTGCGCGACGAATTGCACGCCAATGCGGCCAACGCCGCACACTCCTACCGGGAACTGGGCCGCGTGCTCGGAGACGAGATCGCGCCGAGGGCACGCACCGACGACGCGGTGGGCCGCGATGCCTACCAGTTGTGGTCGCGGTCGTTCCTCGGCGCGTCCGTCGACCTGGACGAGGCCTACCACTGGGGACTGTCGCAGCTGGAAAGCATTGTCGCCGAACAAGAGTCTTTGTCCCGACAGCTGTATCCGGGGTCGACGGTGAGCGAGGCGCTGCGGTTGCTCGACGGCGAGGAGCGCTACCTGGTGCGCGGTGTCGACGCGTTGCAGGCCTGGATGCAGGACCTCTCCGACCGTGCGGTCGATGCACTCGCCGACACCGAGTTCGACATCGCCGGGCCCCTGCGCCGACTGGAATGCCGTATCGCCCCGACACATACCGGCGGCATCTACTACACCGGGCCGTCGGAGGACTTCAGCAGGCCGGGCCGGATGTGGTGGTCGGTGCCGTACGGGGTCGACACGTTCCACACCTGGCAGGAAACCACCACGGTCTTTCACGAAGGTGTCCCCGGCCACCACCTGCAGATCGGTCGGGCGGTGTTGATCGCCGACCATCTCAACCGCTGGCGCCGCCTGGGTTGCTGGGTTTCCGGCCATGGTGAAGGCTGGGCGCTCTACGCCGAGCGCCTGATGGCCGAGTTGGGCTGGCTCGAGGACCCGGGCGACCGCATCGGAATGCTCGACGCTCAACGCTTCCGCGCGGCCCGCGTGGTGATCGACATCGGGGTGCACTGTGCGATGACCGCGCCCGGGGGCGGCACCTGGGACGCGGACACGGCGTGGGCGTTCCTGACGTCGCACAGCGCGATGGGTGCCGAGCACCTGCAGTTCGAACTCGATCGATATCTGGGTTGGCCCGGCCAGGCGCCCTCCTATGCCATCGGCCAACGAATCTGGCTGCAGCTACGCGACCACCTGACCGTTGAGGGCATGGCGCTCAGAGAGTTCCACAATCGCGCGCTGGACCTCGGCGGGCTCCCGCTCGAGGTGCTACAGGCCACGCTGACCGCGCCGCGGGTTTAA
- the tnpB gene encoding IS607 family element RNA-guided endonuclease TnpB, which produces MARFEIPHGWTAQAYRFALDPTPTQLGALASHAGAVRFAHNHMLALVKAVMDQRAAERSYGIAESELTPVLGWSLPALRKVWNQRKAWCAPWWAENSKEAYNTGLDGLARGLDAWSSSRQGRRAGKPVGFPRFKTSRAPRSVRFTTGAIRIEDDRRHVRLPRLGAVRTHESTRKLARRIEAGTARILSATVRQDSAGRWYCALQVIVAAKARPAHARRSAYPVVGVDVGVKADSLLVVATPDGIEVDRVAAPKSLTAAQGRLRALQRRAARQRGPYDSGTKTKQVASKRWRRTQARIGRTHAHAAAVRHDVLHKATTALAQQHQVVVVETLNAAGMRTQGGAYKRGLNRALADAALAEIRRMLGYKTRWYGSSLVEADRCFPSSKTCTACGRRKPNLTLADRVFECDECGMRIDRDLGAAINLARLGAPPQLGEQSPAGSGPVAGRGATRETEPAPAGDAAGQETSTPHHQPVDQTGTASPQGEAA; this is translated from the coding sequence GTGGCTAGGTTCGAGATCCCCCACGGTTGGACGGCGCAGGCGTATCGGTTCGCGTTGGATCCCACACCGACGCAGTTGGGCGCGTTGGCGTCTCATGCTGGTGCGGTGCGGTTCGCCCATAACCACATGTTGGCGTTGGTGAAGGCGGTGATGGATCAGCGGGCCGCCGAGCGCAGCTACGGGATTGCTGAGTCGGAGTTGACGCCGGTGTTGGGGTGGTCGTTGCCGGCGCTGCGCAAGGTGTGGAATCAGCGCAAAGCCTGGTGTGCGCCGTGGTGGGCGGAGAACTCCAAGGAGGCCTACAACACAGGCCTGGACGGGTTGGCCCGCGGGTTGGATGCCTGGTCGTCGTCGCGGCAAGGCCGGCGCGCCGGGAAGCCGGTCGGTTTCCCGCGGTTCAAGACCTCCCGGGCACCGCGCTCGGTGCGATTCACCACTGGAGCAATTCGCATCGAGGACGACCGCCGCCACGTGCGGCTGCCGCGGCTGGGTGCGGTCCGCACTCATGAGTCGACCCGCAAGCTGGCCCGCCGCATCGAGGCGGGGACGGCGAGAATCTTGTCGGCCACCGTGCGCCAAGACAGCGCCGGGCGTTGGTACTGCGCCCTACAAGTCATCGTCGCCGCCAAGGCCCGACCCGCGCACGCGCGGCGCTCGGCGTATCCGGTGGTCGGGGTTGATGTCGGGGTGAAAGCCGACAGCCTGCTGGTCGTGGCGACACCGGATGGGATCGAGGTCGACCGCGTTGCTGCACCGAAGTCGCTGACCGCCGCGCAGGGCCGGTTGCGGGCGTTGCAGCGCCGAGCCGCCCGCCAACGCGGCCCCTATGATTCGGGCACCAAGACCAAGCAGGTGGCCTCGAAGCGGTGGCGGCGCACTCAGGCCCGGATCGGGCGCACCCACGCTCACGCCGCGGCGGTGCGCCACGACGTGCTGCACAAGGCCACCACCGCGCTCGCCCAGCAGCACCAGGTGGTCGTGGTGGAAACCTTGAACGCCGCCGGGATGCGCACCCAAGGCGGCGCTTACAAGCGGGGTCTCAACCGCGCCTTGGCCGATGCTGCCCTGGCCGAGATCCGGCGCATGCTGGGCTACAAGACCCGCTGGTACGGCTCCTCTTTGGTGGAGGCTGACCGGTGTTTCCCGTCGTCGAAGACGTGCACGGCGTGTGGGAGGCGAAAGCCAAACCTCACCCTGGCCGATCGAGTCTTCGAGTGTGATGAATGCGGTATGCGGATCGATCGTGATCTGGGTGCTGCGATCAACCTCGCCCGACTCGGCGCACCCCCACAGTTGGGTGAACAGAGTCCCGCCGGGAGTGGCCCGGTGGCAGGACGTGGAGCCACGCGTGAGACCGAACCCGCCCCAGCGGGCGACGCCGCAGGCCAGGAAACGTCAACCCCGCACCACCAGCCGGTGGACCAGACGGGGACCGCCTCACCGCAAGGCGAGGCTGCCTAA
- a CDS encoding acyl-CoA thioesterase, which produces MTAESAQTQWTVQGLLDLFDAEPSGPDTYTVQTGPAGEDERQVVEGTQILAASIVAAAKQFPDKSIRSVYAVFARAVMVGAGPVELQVDVVSAGRSTASAVITAMQNGKRCITTTVLADVPTEDVIRHHLPKPDVASPADSHVSPMPMDGRELRLVDVVDVNSPDEVGPPEIHAWLHYDPIPARADLAKALVAYFTGHLGISTTMRAHEGFGTSQAHLTVSTAPMTVSVSFHEPVRWDGWLLYSHESTQVGAGMSYVRGTVHTENGELIASFTQDALIRPLRTTDTTIKHQSRL; this is translated from the coding sequence ATGACAGCGGAATCAGCGCAGACGCAGTGGACCGTGCAGGGTCTGCTGGACCTGTTCGACGCGGAACCGAGCGGACCGGACACCTACACCGTGCAGACGGGTCCGGCCGGTGAGGACGAACGCCAGGTCGTCGAGGGCACGCAGATCCTCGCGGCGTCGATAGTCGCTGCCGCCAAGCAGTTTCCGGACAAGTCGATCCGGTCGGTGTACGCGGTGTTCGCCCGCGCGGTGATGGTCGGTGCCGGCCCCGTCGAATTGCAGGTCGATGTGGTCAGCGCCGGCCGCTCGACGGCGTCGGCGGTCATCACCGCGATGCAGAACGGCAAGCGCTGCATCACCACCACGGTGCTGGCCGACGTGCCGACCGAGGACGTGATTCGCCACCACCTGCCCAAGCCGGACGTGGCCTCGCCCGCGGACTCCCACGTGTCGCCGATGCCGATGGACGGCCGCGAACTGCGTCTGGTCGACGTCGTCGATGTCAACAGCCCCGACGAGGTCGGTCCACCGGAGATCCACGCGTGGCTGCACTACGATCCGATTCCGGCCCGTGCCGACCTCGCGAAGGCACTCGTCGCGTATTTCACCGGGCACCTGGGCATTTCGACGACGATGCGAGCGCACGAGGGGTTCGGCACCAGCCAGGCGCACCTGACCGTGTCGACCGCCCCGATGACGGTGTCGGTCAGCTTTCACGAACCGGTGCGCTGGGACGGGTGGCTGCTCTACAGCCACGAGAGCACCCAGGTGGGCGCCGGCATGTCCTACGTGCGTGGCACAGTGCACACCGAGAACGGTGAACTCATCGCGTCGTTCACCCAAGATGCGTTGATCCGGCCACTGCGGACCACCGACACCACGATCAAGCATCAGTCGCGGCTGTGA